A single region of the Methylocystis echinoides genome encodes:
- a CDS encoding Tex family protein: MQMTSIVERLSAELAAKPWQVEAAVGLLDGGSTVPFIARYRKEATGQLDDVQLRKLEERLRYLREMEERRKAILDSIESQGKLDDALRRVIMEADNKARLEDIYLPYKPKRRTKAQIAIEAGLAPLADALLSSPEKDPKAEAEAFVDAEKNVATAEAALEGARAILVERFAEDADLIGALRETHWSQAVMKSRPREGKAAAAAKYSDYFEFSQPISKLPSHRILALFRGEKEEMLELEMAPEAEPGLGGYESRIARRYMIEDRGRPGDKWLLDTARWAWRTKIELHLSVDARSRLWRVAEEEAIRVFAENLRDLLLAAPAGARATLGLDPGFRTGVKVAVIDATGKIVATTAIYPHEPQRRWDESIATLASLARQHKIELIAIGNGTASRETDKLAGALMAKHPELKLTKIVVSEAGASVYSASEYASKELPDLDVSLRGAASIARRLQDPLAELVKIEPKSIGVGQYQHDVSEMKLSRALDAVVEDCVNKVGVDVNTASAPLLARVSGLGETLAANIVAFRDANGPFRTRAALKEVPRLGPKAFEQSAGFLRIIDGDDPLDRSGVHPEAYPLVRRILAAAKSDIRTLIGNATELRKLRPAQFADQTFGLPTVTDVLAELEKPGRDPRPAFKTATFQEGVETLNDLRPGMVLEGVVTNVAAFGAFVDIGVHQDGLVHISALSKEFVKDPRSVVKPGDIVRVKVMEVDAPRKRISLTMRLDDVPG; the protein is encoded by the coding sequence ATGCAGATGACATCGATCGTCGAGCGGCTGAGCGCCGAACTTGCGGCGAAACCCTGGCAGGTGGAGGCGGCGGTCGGCCTTCTCGACGGCGGCTCGACGGTGCCCTTCATCGCCCGTTACCGCAAGGAGGCGACCGGTCAGCTCGACGACGTGCAATTGCGCAAGCTCGAGGAGCGGCTGCGCTATCTGCGTGAGATGGAAGAGCGCCGCAAGGCGATCCTCGATTCGATCGAGAGCCAGGGCAAGCTCGACGACGCGCTGCGCCGGGTCATCATGGAGGCCGACAACAAGGCGCGTCTCGAAGACATTTATCTGCCCTACAAGCCGAAGCGCCGCACCAAGGCGCAGATCGCCATCGAAGCCGGCCTCGCGCCCCTTGCCGACGCTCTCCTCTCGTCCCCTGAAAAAGACCCTAAGGCGGAGGCGGAAGCCTTCGTCGACGCGGAGAAGAATGTCGCCACGGCGGAAGCGGCGCTCGAAGGCGCGCGCGCGATTCTCGTCGAGCGATTCGCCGAGGACGCGGATCTCATCGGCGCGTTGCGCGAGACGCATTGGTCGCAGGCGGTGATGAAGTCGCGCCCGCGCGAGGGAAAGGCGGCGGCGGCCGCGAAATATTCCGATTATTTCGAATTTTCCCAGCCGATCTCCAAGCTTCCCTCGCATCGCATTCTCGCGCTGTTCCGCGGCGAGAAGGAAGAGATGCTGGAGCTGGAAATGGCGCCGGAGGCCGAGCCCGGACTCGGCGGCTATGAGAGCCGCATCGCGCGCCGTTACATGATCGAGGATCGCGGCCGGCCCGGCGACAAATGGCTCCTGGACACGGCGCGCTGGGCCTGGCGCACCAAGATCGAACTCCATCTGTCCGTCGACGCGCGTTCGCGCCTGTGGCGGGTCGCTGAAGAAGAGGCGATTCGCGTCTTTGCGGAGAATCTGCGCGATCTGCTGCTTGCGGCGCCCGCCGGCGCGCGCGCGACGCTTGGCCTCGATCCCGGTTTCCGCACCGGCGTCAAGGTCGCGGTGATCGACGCAACAGGGAAGATCGTCGCGACCACCGCGATCTATCCGCACGAGCCGCAGCGGCGCTGGGACGAATCGATTGCAACGCTCGCGAGCCTGGCGCGCCAGCACAAGATCGAGCTGATCGCCATCGGCAATGGCACGGCCTCGCGCGAGACCGACAAACTGGCCGGCGCACTCATGGCGAAACATCCGGAGCTGAAACTGACGAAGATCGTCGTCTCGGAAGCGGGCGCGTCGGTTTATTCCGCCTCCGAATATGCGTCGAAGGAACTGCCCGATCTCGACGTGTCGCTGCGCGGGGCCGCCTCCATCGCCCGCCGCCTGCAGGACCCGCTGGCGGAACTCGTGAAGATAGAGCCGAAGTCCATCGGCGTCGGACAGTATCAGCATGACGTTTCCGAGATGAAGCTCTCGCGCGCGCTGGACGCCGTGGTGGAAGATTGCGTCAACAAGGTGGGCGTCGATGTGAACACGGCTTCCGCGCCGCTGCTCGCGCGCGTGTCGGGCCTTGGCGAGACGCTTGCGGCCAACATCGTCGCCTTCCGCGACGCCAACGGTCCGTTCCGCACTCGCGCGGCGCTGAAGGAGGTGCCGCGTCTGGGGCCGAAGGCGTTCGAGCAGAGCGCGGGCTTTCTGCGAATCATCGACGGCGACGATCCGCTCGACCGTTCGGGCGTGCATCCGGAAGCCTATCCGCTGGTGCGGCGCATTCTGGCGGCGGCGAAGAGCGACATCCGGACGCTGATCGGCAATGCGACGGAGCTGCGCAAGCTGCGGCCGGCGCAATTCGCCGATCAGACCTTCGGTCTGCCGACGGTGACGGACGTGCTCGCCGAGTTGGAGAAGCCCGGCCGCGACCCGCGCCCGGCCTTCAAGACGGCGACCTTCCAGGAGGGGGTGGAGACCCTGAACGATCTCAGGCCCGGCATGGTGCTGGAAGGGGTCGTCACCAATGTCGCGGCCTTCGGCGCCTTCGTCGACATTGGCGTGCATCAGGACGGCCTCGTCCACATCTCCGCGCTGTCGAAGGAATTCGTGAAAGACCCCCGCAGCGTGGTGAAGCCCGGCGACATCGTCCGCGTGAAGGTGATGGAGGTGGATGCGCCCCGCAAGCGCATCTCGCTCACCATGCGCCTCGACGACGTTCCCGGCTAG